The Microbacterium sp. LWO12-1.2 genome includes a window with the following:
- the hrcA gene encoding heat-inducible transcriptional repressor HrcA: MVTERGLQVLRAIVQDYVETHEPVGSRSIVDRHSFGVSAATIRNDMALLEDEELITAPHTSSGRVPTDKGYRVFVNHLAQLRPMSAAQRSAIESFLAEPSDLDDLMARTVRVLTQLTGQVALAQYPSFARAHLTHLELVALAPNRLLIVLVTDAGGVSQRMAPLPVEVDEADLALLRARLSALITGRAVSDAADRLQNLLATVDTPNDAALRTLAAIVIDELGEFRQEKLVMAGAATLARREQDFRGSIHPLLEAIEEQVTLLRLMSEMVTDEHGLAASIGTENAPFGLGEASIVASNYAAPSGMARVGVMGPTRMDYPSNLAAARAVARYLTRMLDEDEASR, encoded by the coding sequence ATGGTCACAGAGCGAGGACTCCAGGTTCTCCGCGCGATCGTGCAGGACTACGTCGAGACCCATGAACCCGTCGGCAGTCGCTCGATCGTCGACAGGCATTCGTTCGGGGTGTCCGCGGCCACGATCCGCAACGACATGGCTCTTCTCGAGGACGAGGAGCTGATCACCGCTCCGCACACCTCTTCAGGCCGGGTGCCGACGGACAAGGGCTATCGCGTCTTCGTCAACCATCTCGCCCAGCTCCGACCGATGTCAGCGGCGCAGCGTTCAGCGATCGAGTCGTTCCTCGCCGAGCCCTCCGATCTCGACGATCTGATGGCGCGCACCGTGCGTGTGCTCACCCAGCTCACCGGCCAGGTGGCGCTGGCCCAGTACCCCTCCTTCGCCCGTGCGCACCTCACGCACCTCGAACTCGTCGCGTTGGCGCCCAACAGGCTCCTGATCGTTCTCGTGACCGACGCCGGCGGTGTCTCGCAGCGGATGGCCCCGCTTCCGGTCGAGGTCGACGAGGCGGACCTGGCTCTGCTGCGCGCGCGGCTGTCCGCATTGATCACCGGTCGTGCCGTGAGTGACGCCGCAGACCGCCTGCAGAACCTTCTCGCCACCGTCGACACCCCGAACGATGCGGCATTGCGCACGCTCGCCGCGATCGTGATCGACGAGCTGGGCGAGTTCCGTCAGGAGAAGCTCGTCATGGCAGGCGCGGCCACGCTCGCCCGCCGTGAGCAGGACTTCCGCGGCAGCATCCATCCGCTGCTCGAGGCGATCGAGGAGCAGGTGACCCTGTTGCGGCTGATGAGCGAGATGGTGACCGACGAGCACGGCCTCGCGGCCAGCATCGGCACGGAGAATGCGCCGTTCGGTCTCGGTGAGGCGTCGATCGTCGCGAGCAACTACGCCGCCCCCAGCGGGATGGCTCGTGTCGGTGTGATGGGACCGACGCGCATGGATTATCCGAGCAATCTCGCGGCAGCGCGGGCGGTCGCCCGTTATCTGACGCGGATGCTCGATGAGGACGAGGCGAGTCGCTGA
- a CDS encoding 16S rRNA (uracil(1498)-N(3))-methyltransferase yields the protein MALHFLLESASDAAVGDIVSLTGAEAKHAAVVRRLRVGEAITIGDGEGVWLSGVAEGVSPAQVDVRISERAEHPAPTPRIVLVQALAKGDRDELAVQAACELGVDEIVPWQASRSISRWEGAKAVKGRERWASIVREAAKQAHRAWVPEVAAPVTTAQLAERAATQRVLLMDPTATGRLSEIVSDGRDLVLVVGPEGGIAPEELTRLTDAGAERALLGDTVLRTSTAGPAAIAVLSVALGRW from the coding sequence ATGGCCCTGCACTTCCTGCTCGAGTCGGCGTCGGACGCTGCCGTCGGAGACATCGTGTCGCTGACCGGCGCCGAGGCGAAGCATGCCGCGGTCGTGCGTCGGCTGCGGGTCGGAGAAGCGATCACGATCGGTGACGGTGAGGGAGTCTGGCTCTCCGGTGTCGCCGAGGGGGTGTCTCCGGCGCAGGTCGACGTGCGGATCTCGGAGCGTGCGGAGCATCCGGCCCCGACCCCGCGCATCGTGCTCGTCCAGGCTCTCGCCAAGGGCGACCGCGACGAATTGGCGGTGCAGGCGGCGTGTGAACTCGGCGTCGACGAGATCGTGCCCTGGCAAGCGAGCCGGAGCATCTCCCGCTGGGAAGGCGCCAAAGCGGTGAAGGGTCGTGAACGCTGGGCATCGATCGTGCGAGAGGCCGCGAAGCAGGCCCATCGTGCCTGGGTTCCTGAGGTCGCTGCGCCCGTCACGACAGCGCAGCTCGCGGAGAGGGCCGCGACGCAACGCGTGCTGCTGATGGATCCGACCGCGACCGGAAGGCTGTCCGAGATCGTCTCCGACGGTCGCGACCTCGTGCTGGTGGTGGGGCCGGAGGGCGGCATCGCCCCAGAGGAGTTGACCCGTCTCACGGACGCCGGAGCCGAGCGTGCGCTGCTCGGCGATACCGTGCTGCGCACCTCCACAGCGGGGCCCGCGGCGATCGCGGTGCTGTCGGTGGCGCTCGGCCGTTGGTGA
- a CDS encoding MFS transporter, producing the protein MTTVSAPASTKSDVRAVEKIGYFAANFGNIILSTVISSFLLIYLTDHVGINAAAVGTLLLVARLVDGATDPIMGYLVDHLPRTSWGRFRSYLLIGGAVGAVAFVALFLAPGFVGASLVAAWITYLIWGLAFDLMDIPLNALLPAMSASPRSRGQLAAIKGTTYLIGTLVVIGVSLPVVALLGGGALGWQVYVVIIAAVSFALTATGALLVRERVAPSTAEPYRFSDAKALFLSSRAVPVLLVSKLATSAANAALMAGIPFFFTYYAGSAGLVSAVALVMVVPMMLGSISGPLLGQRIGFKPVYLSSLVVAGLGIGSILLLPGLEGPAYLICFGVAGLGFGGAVALNYAMLAELTDFVELKGGFRTEGTLASIGSFAAKAGSGIGGALIAYVLAFSGYVAGAEQSPEALAGIALAQGGVPAALVVIGGLVFLAYPITRTVAAETRAALNERNGVR; encoded by the coding sequence ATGACCACTGTTTCCGCCCCCGCCTCGACGAAGAGCGATGTGCGCGCTGTCGAGAAGATCGGCTACTTCGCCGCGAACTTCGGCAACATCATCCTGAGCACGGTGATCAGCTCTTTCCTGCTGATCTATCTGACTGATCACGTCGGCATCAACGCCGCGGCCGTCGGCACGCTCCTCCTCGTCGCGCGTCTGGTCGACGGTGCGACGGACCCCATCATGGGGTACCTCGTCGACCATCTCCCCCGTACCTCCTGGGGCAGGTTCCGCAGCTATCTGCTCATCGGGGGCGCGGTCGGAGCCGTGGCGTTCGTCGCACTGTTCCTCGCCCCCGGTTTCGTGGGTGCGTCGCTGGTCGCCGCCTGGATCACGTACTTGATCTGGGGTCTGGCTTTCGACCTGATGGACATCCCCCTGAACGCGCTGCTCCCGGCGATGAGTGCCTCCCCCCGATCGCGCGGACAGCTCGCCGCGATCAAGGGCACGACCTACTTGATCGGCACCCTCGTGGTGATCGGCGTCTCCCTGCCGGTGGTCGCTCTCCTCGGCGGCGGTGCACTGGGCTGGCAGGTGTACGTCGTCATCATCGCCGCCGTCTCCTTCGCCCTCACTGCCACCGGTGCGCTTCTGGTGCGGGAGCGGGTGGCGCCGTCCACCGCGGAGCCCTACCGCTTCTCGGATGCGAAGGCGCTCTTCCTCTCCAGTCGCGCCGTTCCCGTGCTGCTCGTGTCGAAGCTCGCCACGAGTGCCGCCAACGCCGCGCTGATGGCCGGCATCCCGTTCTTCTTCACCTACTACGCCGGAAGCGCGGGGCTCGTCAGTGCCGTCGCCCTGGTGATGGTCGTGCCGATGATGCTCGGCAGCATCTCCGGTCCCCTGCTCGGGCAGCGCATCGGCTTCAAGCCCGTGTACCTGAGCAGCCTTGTGGTCGCGGGGCTGGGCATCGGGTCTATCCTGCTGCTCCCCGGCCTGGAGGGCCCCGCCTACCTGATCTGCTTCGGTGTGGCCGGACTCGGATTCGGCGGGGCGGTGGCACTGAACTATGCGATGCTCGCCGAGCTCACCGACTTCGTGGAACTCAAGGGCGGATTCCGCACGGAGGGCACTCTCGCCTCGATCGGCTCCTTCGCGGCGAAGGCAGGGTCGGGCATCGGCGGGGCACTGATCGCCTATGTGCTCGCGTTCTCCGGCTACGTCGCCGGAGCGGAGCAGTCCCCCGAGGCACTGGCCGGCATCGCACTGGCTCAGGGCGGTGTCCCGGCAGCGCTGGTCGTCATCGGCGGCCTGGTCTTCCTCGCCTATCCCATCACCCGCACGGTCGCGGCAGAGACGCGCGCCGCCCTGAACGAGAGGAACGGCGTTCGATGA
- a CDS encoding PucR family transcriptional regulator, with product MTTTDLALGGTSVRDLLLGNREIIDRIIAAIAPTNPEQHGTGDASHAADIRWAVEHSLQAAADSLTGRPHDDELLRASAVRRFEEGSSFASVVAAYHRGVAVIWDRLRAAAEETDAPALAECARLLFLHLERITSALAADFEQTWTVSRLGERDARFAIFTALTQGGDAEGEAHRSGRTLASRYGILVVRLRRTEESSPGDVVARRETQRLRSAIDSVARGEVLAVLGAAGGTALVPLREGGDTVGDLRRALHAGFGSHCTGAWMEAGVSEIADALLVAEELLEIALAIRGEGAVHTLSDLLLEYQSARPGPGRAMLARRIDGVSDELLQTVDAYLASGGDRRAAAAALHVHPNTVDYRLGRVLTLTGMEATMPEGAAQLRAALVANRLEGAAHERLDG from the coding sequence ATGACAACCACCGACCTCGCGCTCGGGGGAACGAGCGTGCGCGACCTCCTGCTCGGGAACCGCGAGATCATCGATCGGATCATCGCCGCCATCGCACCCACCAACCCGGAACAGCACGGAACGGGCGACGCCTCTCACGCCGCCGACATCCGCTGGGCAGTCGAGCACAGTCTGCAGGCCGCTGCCGACTCATTGACAGGGCGACCGCACGACGACGAACTGCTGCGGGCATCTGCGGTACGACGATTCGAGGAGGGGTCGTCCTTCGCCTCCGTCGTCGCCGCCTACCACCGCGGTGTGGCGGTCATCTGGGATCGATTGCGCGCCGCCGCGGAGGAGACGGATGCTCCCGCGCTCGCCGAATGCGCCCGACTGCTGTTCCTGCACCTGGAGCGGATCACCTCCGCGCTCGCCGCAGACTTCGAACAGACCTGGACCGTGTCCCGACTGGGCGAGAGAGACGCCCGTTTCGCGATCTTCACCGCTCTCACCCAGGGAGGTGATGCCGAAGGCGAGGCGCACCGCTCGGGCCGAACCCTCGCGTCGCGATACGGCATCCTCGTCGTCCGGCTCCGTCGAACCGAGGAATCCTCGCCCGGTGACGTCGTCGCCCGACGGGAGACGCAGCGACTCCGATCGGCGATCGACTCCGTGGCCCGCGGCGAGGTGCTGGCCGTCCTCGGGGCCGCCGGTGGGACGGCCCTCGTGCCACTGCGTGAGGGAGGCGACACCGTCGGTGACCTGCGGCGCGCCCTGCACGCGGGATTCGGGTCCCACTGCACAGGCGCATGGATGGAAGCGGGGGTGTCGGAGATCGCCGACGCACTCCTCGTGGCGGAGGAACTGCTCGAGATCGCTCTCGCGATCCGTGGCGAAGGTGCGGTCCACACGCTGAGCGACCTGCTTCTGGAGTACCAGAGCGCGCGACCTGGGCCAGGAAGGGCAATGCTCGCCCGGCGGATCGACGGCGTGAGCGATGAACTCCTGCAGACGGTCGACGCGTACCTCGCATCCGGCGGCGATCGGCGTGCGGCGGCGGCGGCGCTCCACGTGCACCCGAACACCGTGGACTACCGCCTCGGACGCGTCCTGACGCTCACCGGGATGGAGGCGACGATGCCGGAAGGCGCCGCACAGCTGCGTGCCGCGCTGGTCGCGAACCGCCTCGAAGGAGCGGCGCACGAGAGACTCGACGGGTGA
- the dnaJ gene encoding molecular chaperone DnaJ, giving the protein MADHYEVLGVSRDASIDEIKKAYRRLARQLHPDVNPGEDAAEQFKLVTHAYDVLSDDESRRRYDMGGGDGAAGNFGGFGGFGDIFETFFGAAQGGGRGGRPRSRRERGQDALVRVTLDLGDVVFGAHRDIDVDTAVLCETCQGSCCQEGTSPVTCDICGGSGHVQRQVRSLLGNVVTSQPCGTCEGYGTTIPYPCGTCGGQGRVRSRRTVSLDIPAGVETGLRLQLPGSGEVGKAGGPNGDLYVEVTVNPHAAFSRDGDDLLATLEVSMTDAILGTETAIQGLDGEVDLEIRPGVQSGDVLTIKGRGITPLRGTQRGDLRVGVQVVTPTKLDSAQRALIEDFAKKAKAPGPQLAQFQQGLFSKLRDRFRGQH; this is encoded by the coding sequence GTGGCGGACCACTATGAGGTTCTCGGGGTGTCCCGGGACGCTTCCATCGATGAGATCAAGAAGGCGTACCGACGCCTGGCACGGCAGCTGCACCCGGATGTGAATCCGGGGGAGGACGCCGCAGAGCAGTTCAAGCTCGTCACCCACGCGTACGACGTGCTCAGCGACGACGAGTCGCGCCGTCGCTACGACATGGGCGGCGGAGACGGTGCGGCCGGGAACTTCGGAGGGTTCGGCGGCTTCGGCGACATCTTCGAGACGTTCTTCGGAGCCGCACAGGGCGGCGGACGCGGCGGACGGCCGCGCTCGCGTCGTGAGCGCGGCCAGGATGCCCTCGTGCGCGTGACGCTCGACCTCGGCGACGTCGTGTTCGGCGCCCACCGTGACATCGACGTCGACACGGCCGTGCTGTGTGAGACCTGTCAGGGTTCGTGCTGCCAAGAGGGCACATCGCCCGTCACCTGCGACATCTGCGGCGGCTCCGGCCACGTGCAGCGCCAGGTGCGCAGTCTGCTCGGCAATGTCGTCACCTCGCAGCCCTGCGGTACATGCGAGGGCTACGGCACCACGATCCCGTACCCGTGTGGAACCTGTGGCGGCCAGGGGCGTGTCCGCTCGCGGCGCACCGTGTCGCTCGACATCCCGGCCGGCGTCGAGACCGGTCTGCGCCTGCAGCTCCCCGGTTCGGGTGAGGTCGGCAAGGCCGGCGGCCCCAACGGGGATCTGTACGTCGAGGTCACCGTGAACCCGCACGCCGCGTTCAGCCGTGACGGCGATGACCTGCTCGCGACGCTCGAGGTGTCGATGACCGACGCGATCCTCGGCACCGAGACCGCGATCCAAGGGCTGGACGGCGAGGTGGACCTCGAGATCCGCCCCGGTGTGCAGTCCGGAGACGTGCTGACGATCAAAGGGCGTGGGATCACTCCGCTCCGCGGCACCCAGCGCGGCGACCTCCGCGTGGGCGTGCAGGTCGTGACGCCGACGAAGCTCGACTCGGCGCAGCGCGCGCTGATCGAGGACTTCGCGAAGAAGGCGAAGGCCCCGGGCCCGCAGCTCGCCCAGTTCCAGCAGGGACTGTTCTCGAAGCTGCGCGACCGGTTCCGCGGACAGCACTGA